Genomic DNA from Bemisia tabaci chromosome 2, PGI_BMITA_v3:
TCAATATTTGTGGGTATGGCTTCTATGATATTCTACAGCTACACTCCACACTTCAATTAAATTGGATTGATTCGATCAAACAGAACTTAGTGCTTAGTAATGATTGTGCGTTGCTTTTTTCAGGGCCATCAATTCGGAAAACCAAGTATTGGACCAAAGGAAGCTGATAAGAATGTCAGGAATTTCTCTGAAGAACAATTGAAGGCTGGCCAAGGAATCATTAGCTTGCAGTACGGTAGCAACAAAGGAGCTAATCAAAGTGGAATCAATTTTGGAAATACCAGACATATGTAAATTCTTCCAACGCTCTTGTTCACTGCATTTAATTACCCGCTGATTCAAAAACTTAACTAAAATGttcgttcaaatttttcgatgatTCATCACATCAAAATCAATATCTTTTGATGTTCTCCAAGTACTTCAGCTTTAGATTTAAAGTCTAGTATGATTTAAATTCCCTTCTAAAAGAAAACTACTTGCAGCATGAAATTATGTAGTCCGAGTTTCGtgctttgaaataaaaaatctgcaAGAACGTACTTACAGTAcctaattgaaaaaaagggaaggaaaagggtgacagaattttttttcaaaaacagaaaaatcatgaaagagaaaaaatctaatTGGGATATAgattaaaaaagttaaaaagaaaattaactgaCACATTTATTCAAAGGAGGTCCATCTACTTAGGAAATCCTTTGCTGATAGACTTCCTTTACGTACATGTAtccaaataaaaattacaatatttggGTACTTGTCTTTTGAAGTTAGATTTAAAGAGGAATTTGCCAAACAAATCCATTTTCACGGTAAGCCAATCTTTTGGAGTAATTCTATAccatttttgttgttgttgttattacCTATTTTACTTGACCAAAAGTGAACTCTatgattattaatttatttatttacttatttattaaaGTATGATATTCTTATCGTGCTTATAATTCCTAGatcaaatttttatcttttgaaaataaatgagcACCTATTATTTGATGATTAGCATTCTTCTTGATGTTATTTTCCACCCTCCTAActcatttttaacttaaaatttgcatttagcTCTACTTTCAATAATTATATGTGCTTATAAGAGCACCCTTGATCTGAAAATTGAGAGCATGATTTGGCCGAAACGTTTTTGATTAGGTAGTTTAGAATAGGATTAGAAGATGATTTTAATACCAGAATGGTTCCTAATTCTTCTCATTTAGGAGGGATGCCACAAAAATTTAGCTTCCTCTTTAATTCGGAGACTTTAAAAGTAAACACTCAGCTACAAAGCTCATTATAATTTATTGTACAAATGTCTTGAAAAAACTACATGAGAATCCAGCGAATACATTGAATACAGTTAAATACTCAGCTGCATGCTGATTCCTTGATTTATAAAAAGCTCAATCCAACTTCTGACTGACATTCCGACTAAGAACTCAACAAATACTTTCTATCAGTCAAGCAAAGTATGACTGATTTACACTTGATAGTCAAGAGGTAACTTAGATCATGCTCAACGggtgacaaactcgatttttcttAACACTACCTgcaaattaaaacataaatgcTGTTGAATAAAGCCATTATTTCAACAATATTTTAACCTGACATCAAAGTGTAAGAATTGAAACAAATAAATGAACAATATAGCAAGCGCTGGtgttgaaaaaaaggagggattGAACTGGGATCTCTTAACTCTTTGTTGATCGCACCTGTTATAGTGATACTGATGGTTCCTATATTTGCTTTTAGCTACACTGCCCAATGCAAAAGCTAGAGAAGCAGGCCCAAAACTGGGATGATTGAAAACAATCCTCAAGAAGTTATGGATAACTTCTCAGTGATGAATACCAATCCTCACTCGAGATAAAATCCTGGTGATATTGAGTCCCAGCACACGACACTCACCCTGATCAAAAATCTCATGAAgtccttaaaaatttaaaactgtcataatagactaactaaagtcGTGACCATAACTACAGGATCCTATTAAGCTCTGTGTTGATGactggaaattgagcatttgaTATTACCtaacttaaaaaatgaaattagtaAGAGCTTGTCTATaaaatggaaagaaagaaaaaaactcaccaACTCTCTGGGAGAGCAGAGAACAGCTGAAAGCATTTTATCTTTGGAAAGGATAGTAATGCAAACCAGTATTGGGTAGCCATGCACTTTTtggtttccaatttttcactttAAGAGACGCTGCAATCATATCTTGAACTTCTTTCCTACAACAGAGAGAATCCATGGAGAAGTTAAAACACTGAAGTAAACTAGTGAAAGAAACTTCCTActtttttatacaaaaattgTATAATTGATTGAATCTTTTGAGCCATCATTAGGGACGGACGCCAGAACTCTTAGGTTTTTAGAAAGCCTTTGTTGCATAACTTGATTCATTGGGAAAGTACTTTTCTCAGCAGATCCTGGTATGACATGAGGAAATATTTGTGATTGCCCAAAAGAAAAGAGATCTTAGCCCAAACTTAGCAACTCAAACTttaaccgcgttaagcagaaaggaattaagccacatcagctattgctgaATTTAATTGGGCCATTTagtttcttacatgaaaacggctgtgcggattttggcgcaaatttcggtgaattttctgcatagtacgaggcaaattcttgtaaattttcaaaggaatcagcACAAACattctcatgaaaaaaattaaattccccagttaaatttggcgatagctgatgtggcttggttcctttctgctgaacgcagtccaattgagcTGTCAATACCAGGGCATGGAAGAGTATTCTACAATTATAATACAAATTACCACTCAAAAATGCCGAGGCAAATGGGAGTAACGGTAGTTTAAAATTTGTGgtacaaaaaaattgatatgaTAAAAAGTAGTTTAAAATTCTAATCTGTGGAATGATGATtaaaattgatatacaaagcgatagatgaagcagacaaaaaaaaactgagcgATCCTATCAGTTGAAACaagtggttgttatagactaaggggggaaatgatggaccaGGGTCTCCCGTGAATTTTCATTAGTTAGCCACCATTTTCCATCGTAGTCTATGATAACCATCCATTTTAACCGATGGGATCAATCCATTTACCATTTGTTCTCTTTGTCCATCAATGTTAAGAATTAGCTGTTCAATGCTTAAGAAATCCAAATTATAATGTAACTTTACACTCTCCATGGACATAATCATGAACATAACTGCTAGCAATCTAATCTTCGGGATACAGGAGAGCATTTTTGTCTAACTTTCCAAATAGTAAAGCAAAGGTAAGTTTTCTTGTTTCAAAGTATCAGGTCAAAtggtgataaaaaatttaaaagaaaatcattgccaggaacaaattcaaaattgattttgtaGACAAATCTTGAGCAGAAAAAGCAAAAAACCATGAAAAAGGCATGTTAGCCAACATTTCAATTGCTGCGTCGATCATCTGGGAGGGGGGTAAGAGAGTCGGCTCTGGCAAATCATTTATTAAGAATGTAAGTAATATGACTATTGAATTCCTAAAATATCCAGAAGAAAGCATTAAAgacattttgaagagaaatatttatcTCTGAATGATCATTTGCAACAACGAGGATATCTTATGATAAAAATGCATTGCAAGAAGATTGCACTTTTTAGAATGACAAATAAAAGGTATTTTAAGAATATATACCGGTATGCAGGAGGTTTCAGCTCATCATCCAAAGTGCAAGAATGAGACTCTTCCGCAGGATCTTTAACCTTAAAAATGTTCGACCTTATAATATCAACGTCTCTTTCGTAAATTCTCTTTAATGGAAGTAAATGGTGCGGAGCTACTTCAAATTCAACAACAAAGTAACTGAAAAAGAAGGTTGGGATGCATTAAATAGGtattagaaatttttttcttttaaatggagattgcacttttaaaaattgatagtacaaaaattacatttcataCGATAACACAAATGAAAGAAAACCAACATTAATCAAATATTCGGTTGCACATTAGGTAAAAATTTgttaggaaaaataaaatgaaaagcatGATTCTTCTTCTACAATTTGTGTCTACTGGACACCCTGGCAATGcagttagaaatattttttttatttttgcatctTAGTAGGTATctaaaaagataaacaaaatcCACATATCTTAGACCAGTGCTTTGCAAAACTACAATTTGCAGATCGAAGTCGTTACATATAAATTCTTTGTTCACAATTCTTTCAATGCCTTCATTCTTCAAGGAATGTCTAGTTTCAAAAACTTCCCAACTcacaaaagaatgaaaattccgttttattgcaaaaaatttgtttttttggcCATGGGTATCTCTTATTCTTTCCTTTTATGACATTACAAAAGTTACATTTCATACCTACATTGCAAAGATAGGCATGAATTCTTGCTTGTTTTGAAAGAACTCAATCTATGCGGTAGGTATTCATATTGGACTGATGAAGGCCTGAAAAGTTCCATACTTCTGGCTACACAGACTCTTTTTCTGTTTGAGATAACATGTGCTGGTTTTTGGCTGAATTCAATTTTGCTATGTCTCtgggaatccccccccccctccttgacTTGAGCACTTTTCAAAACAAGTTATTCAAATGCTTTTAATCCAAATCCAGCACCTCATCCCTGAGGTACAACTAACTAACTTCAGTCACTCCTTCACAAAGGACAGATTATAAGAATGCGGAGTATGAAGAATCCAACTATTATCTTATCTCCTCCTACTAATTTGTATCAAAATTTACTTTGGAGAGGAAAACCTTCTCGAAGAACAACAACACactgaattaatttttcatttttagccaatatataattttcttaatttatagaatttgctaaaaatgtaaaaaattagagtacctaACCAAATTTAGGACTCAAGgattgaaaagtttttttttcctgccatAAGTTCTCGTTTGCCTGTGGCAAATATCAAAAACCTTTTACCTCGATTCGTTATTATGCACATATCTTGTCACATTGAGAGAGGAGATTATCTTGATATAGGAGATTTTCTTTACCCTGTTAAAAATAATACTGCAAAAATTTGGAATGtcaacatttatatttttcctttttatttgctTTCATCATCAGAAGAAATTTTATTCAGTGATTTGAAAAGGTATTCTGCCACAGTGGGCAATCTGGTTATGTAAAATTTATGAGGCAACTTTTCAAACTTACTTTGCTTCCCTGTGAGGACCGTATTCAGCAGACATTTTGTATGGTGTTGGTTGTTGACCAATATTTTGGATTTTGCGGATGAAACCACCAGTGTTGAAAATCTGTGATGATACACGTTTTAAACTTGAAACGATTTCTTCCTGAACAGAATAAAATTATTGATTAATATTATTACAAGTGCAATGTTCAATTGTTATGCTTTCCCCAAGAGTGTACATTTAATTGAATTTCGACAAACTTTTAACCAGAGTGTGAGTCACAACACAAGTTCACTGAACACTTGAATCCCTTTTCAAGAATTTGAGACCACCAACTCACACTGGATTGACggaaaacagaaagaaaaaaggcgaaagaaagaggggggaaaagagggagagagaaacaaggagaaaaagagggagagagaaaaaaggagaaaaatagtagagaaagaaaaaatatttacttgacGGAGAAAGAAtatgaataataataaaaaaataaaaaaaagaggaggaaagaaaTAGACGGTACCTAAGAAATTCATTTTATCCTGTTGCCATGTTATTCCACCTATTTCaagtgaacttttttttcttcttttatttggCCATTGATAACACcgcagcgctgaacgcgcagaAACAAGATCTCACCGAAACCGACTCCATCTAGAGAGTAGACTCttgtcaaatttcaaagaataccAGATCTTACAAGTGAGGGTCTCTAGTTCTAGTCTGCCTATATTTGATAATTCATTGACAGTCTCGGAAGTAGGTTACATCTGGTGAGTAAATACGATCCATCCTTCCTGTTACTCTTGGCTCGACACGATTTAAATAAGACTTAGGATTAAATATCTCAAAGAATCTAAACTTGAAACTTTCCTCAGGTCACACCATTTCAGTTGCGTACAGCAAATTGGAGAGTAGAATGTATGGTGACTTAGGATATGCTGAGAAGAGAACCACACAGAAAAGTTTCACGTAGGCATTATCATTGCGCAACTAATGATGcaagttgcaaaatgcagaTTCAACAGGCAAACTTGAAGTTAATCCAGCCCTTCATTCTTATTGATACCTCACAAATTCTGGTTGAATTCCTAATTAAAAAGTGTGCGTAAATACAGCCTTGACACGAAGCAAATCCTGCAGGTTAGGCTACGGACAAGTGGCGTTTGGAAGAGGAATAAACACTTCAATcacatttggacttcatttttatgcaaattataAAATACAATATGCTTCTTAATCCTATGTTCCTATCAGGCCTGTTATCAGTTGAATGCGTTTGTTGAAACAGCTTTTATACAAAAGCTCAATGTGCATATCTTGATTCAGAGTAAGAATACAACATCAACCCATAATGAAACGCTCGCATAAACACAGCTACTATCAGGTGATTTTCAATACCGCTCTGCGGAGTTTGAACGATAGGAGGCTTGACTGTAGGTCTACAGGAAGCTCAAGATGGGTACATGTAAGTATTAAATACACTAGAATTTATTGATTATAAAAATGAACTTACCCGCGGCATTACACGCAGCAATAGAGCTAGTTCATAAGAAGGCATTTTCTCGTTCGATAAAGTAAAATGTTAATGGTACAGCACTTCAGCAGGGGACAAACCGGAGAACTAGGTTGATGAACCAAAAAAGAATACAACTCTCATGAATTTGATGGTTGGCGACTGAGAGAAAAGGAGGGTTGAGTCTTAAATTCTACATTATACCTTCCTCTATCCGTTTGAGAATGAATAATTCAGACAGTAGAAATAACTTGTTCACGGGGTTTGATTTTTGATAAGAAGCGAGGAGCagcaaaatcaaaataaacatGGACATGGAGAACATGGCCGGTAGAGTTGCCATTTTATGCTTTTTAAAATTGCACTTACCAAGTCT
This window encodes:
- the LOC109033751 gene encoding small ribosomal subunit protein bS6m; the encoded protein is MPSYELALLLRVMPREEIVSSLKRVSSQIFNTGGFIRKIQNIGQQPTPYKMSAEYGPHREANYFVVEFEVAPHHLLPLKRIYERDVDIIRSNIFKVKDPAEESHSCTLDDELKPPAYRKEVQDMIAASLKVKNWKPKSAWLPNTGLHYYPFQR